The Deinococcus aestuarii genome includes a region encoding these proteins:
- the rpsL gene encoding 30S ribosomal protein S12 yields the protein MPTVQQLLRKGRAVQPKKSKVPALKGSPFRRGVCTVVKTTTPKKPNSALRKIARVRLSSGFEVTAYIPGEGHNLQEHSVVLIRGGRVKDLPGVRYHIVRGSLDTQGVKDRNKSRSKYGTKKPKAGAAAAAGKKK from the coding sequence CTGCCTACCGTTCAACAACTGCTCCGCAAGGGGCGCGCGGTCCAGCCCAAGAAGAGCAAGGTCCCGGCCCTCAAGGGGAGCCCCTTCCGCCGGGGCGTGTGCACCGTCGTGAAGACCACCACCCCCAAGAAGCCCAACTCGGCGCTGCGCAAGATCGCCCGCGTGCGGCTTTCCAGCGGCTTCGAGGTCACGGCCTACATCCCCGGCGAGGGGCACAACCTCCAGGAGCACAGCGTCGTGCTGATCCGCGGCGGCCGCGTGAAGGACCTTCCCGGCGTGCGCTACCACATCGTGCGCGGCTCGCTCGACACCCAGGGCGTGAAGGACCGCAACAAGAGCCGCAGCAAGTACGGCACGAAAAAGCCCAAGGCGGGCGCTGCCGCCGCCGCCGGCAAGAAGAAGTAA
- the pgm gene encoding phosphoglucomutase (alpha-D-glucose-1,6-bisphosphate-dependent) yields MTPSDLAGKRAPQSLLTNIPRLVARYYETRPDPGNAAQRVSFGTSGHRGTSLNGTFNEAHILAVAQAVAEHRASAGITGPLFMGLDTHALSEPAWMTALEVLVANGVRVRAQPGFFTPTPLISHAILGHNRAGQGGTADGIVITPSHNPPQDGGFKYNPPSGGPADTDITRAVQNRANAILEGGLREVRRVNLDDALAGLDPFDFIAPYVSELGEVVDLDAIRQSGVRLGVDPLGGASLPVWEAIKAQYDLNLTIVNEQVDPRFAFMTVDRDGKIRMDCSSPWAMASLLALKDDYDVAVGNDPDADRHGIVTADGLMNPNHYLAVMIDYLFQNRPGWSADAGVGKTLVSSALIDRVAAGIGRRLVEVPVGFKYFVEGLLTGSLGFGGEESAGASFLRRDGGAWSTDKDGLIPGLLAAEITAKTGQTPSQRFAALTERYGSTAYDRQDAPANSEQKKVLANLRPEQVTASTLAGDPITAKLTRAPGNGEPIGGLKVTTEHAWFAARPSGTEDVYKIYAESFKGEGHLRQVMEEAREVVAAAFRAGGAA; encoded by the coding sequence ATGACCCCCAGCGACCTCGCCGGTAAGAGAGCCCCGCAGAGCCTACTGACCAACATCCCCCGCCTGGTCGCCCGCTACTACGAGACGCGGCCCGATCCCGGCAACGCGGCGCAGCGGGTCTCCTTCGGCACGAGCGGGCACCGGGGAACCTCGTTGAACGGCACCTTCAACGAGGCGCATATCCTCGCCGTGGCCCAGGCCGTCGCCGAACACCGCGCCTCGGCGGGCATCACCGGGCCGCTGTTCATGGGACTCGACACCCACGCCCTCAGCGAGCCCGCCTGGATGACGGCGCTGGAGGTGCTGGTCGCCAACGGGGTCCGGGTGCGTGCCCAGCCGGGCTTCTTCACGCCCACGCCGCTGATCAGCCACGCGATCCTGGGTCACAACCGGGCGGGGCAGGGCGGCACGGCGGACGGCATCGTGATCACCCCCAGTCACAACCCCCCGCAGGACGGCGGCTTCAAGTACAACCCCCCCAGCGGCGGCCCCGCCGACACCGACATCACAAGGGCCGTGCAGAACCGGGCGAACGCGATCCTGGAGGGTGGGTTGCGCGAGGTGAGAAGAGTCAATCTCGACGACGCGCTGGCGGGTCTCGACCCCTTCGACTTCATCGCGCCCTACGTGTCCGAACTCGGCGAGGTCGTGGACCTCGACGCGATCCGGCAAAGCGGCGTCCGGCTGGGCGTCGATCCGCTCGGCGGGGCCAGCCTGCCCGTGTGGGAGGCGATCAAGGCTCAGTACGACCTCAACCTCACCATCGTGAACGAGCAGGTCGATCCCCGCTTCGCCTTCATGACCGTGGACCGCGACGGCAAGATCCGCATGGACTGCTCCAGCCCCTGGGCGATGGCGAGCCTCCTGGCGCTGAAGGACGACTACGACGTGGCCGTGGGCAACGACCCCGACGCCGACCGTCACGGCATCGTGACCGCAGACGGCCTGATGAACCCCAACCACTACCTCGCCGTCATGATCGACTACCTCTTCCAGAACCGCCCCGGCTGGAGCGCGGACGCGGGGGTGGGCAAGACGCTCGTGAGCAGTGCCCTGATCGACCGGGTGGCGGCGGGGATCGGGCGGCGGCTGGTGGAGGTGCCCGTCGGCTTCAAATACTTCGTGGAGGGCCTGCTGACGGGTTCCCTCGGCTTCGGCGGTGAGGAGTCGGCGGGGGCGAGCTTCCTGCGTCGGGACGGCGGCGCGTGGAGCACCGACAAGGACGGCCTCATCCCCGGCCTCCTCGCCGCCGAGATCACCGCGAAGACGGGGCAGACGCCCTCTCAACGCTTCGCCGCCCTGACGGAGAGGTACGGTTCCACCGCCTACGACCGCCAGGACGCCCCCGCCAACTCCGAGCAGAAGAAGGTCCTCGCCAACCTCCGCCCCGAGCAGGTGACGGCCTCCACCCTGGCGGGCGACCCCATCACCGCCAAGCTGACCCGCGCCCCCGGCAACGGTGAGCCCATCGGCGGCCTGAAGGTGACGACCGAGCACGCCTGGTTCGCCGCCCGCCCCAGCGGCACCGAGGACGTGTACAAAATCTATGCCGAGAGCTTCAAGGGCGAGGGCCACCTGCGGCAGGTGATGGAGGAGGCGCGCGAAGTCGTCGCCGCAGCCTTCCGGGCCGGGGGCGCGGCGTGA